A DNA window from Boseongicola sp. contains the following coding sequences:
- a CDS encoding thioredoxin translates to MHRRTFLASAAALAAAGPALAGAGAGAEYTPGLVEKELAAGKTVFIDFYTGWCSTCRSQERTITSFLSKNPAYEQNISFIAVDWDVHSKSKLARKHNIPRRSTLLALKGDQEIGRIVASTRKNDIKALMDKALGVATA, encoded by the coding sequence ATGCACCGTAGAACTTTCCTTGCCAGCGCCGCTGCGCTTGCTGCCGCTGGTCCTGCCCTTGCCGGGGCAGGGGCAGGGGCCGAATACACACCCGGTCTGGTCGAAAAAGAGCTGGCCGCAGGAAAAACTGTCTTCATCGATTTCTATACTGGTTGGTGTTCGACTTGCCGCTCGCAAGAACGCACAATTACTTCATTTTTGTCTAAAAACCCCGCCTACGAGCAAAATATCAGTTTCATTGCTGTGGATTGGGATGTGCATTCAAAGTCCAAACTGGCCCGCAAACACAATATCCCGCGCCGATCGACATTGCTGGCCCTGAAAGGTGATCAAGAAATAGGCCGTATCGTCGCCAGTACACGTAAGAACGATATCAAAGCGCTGATGGACAAAGCCCTGGGTGTTGCCACCGCCTAA
- a CDS encoding SDR family NAD(P)-dependent oxidoreductase, whose translation MNKTLLSIGHGFSARALGHRLLADGWRVIGTTRSEEKAAQLQKEGIEAIIWPGQDLPFRDASHVLSSVAPGDGGDPFLNSEGKALARAKHLEWVGYLSTTGVYGDHGGDWVDEDTPLFPNTKRGKARVAAEAAWQDLGLPVHIFRLAGIYGPGRGPFAKIRSGAARRIIKENQVFSRIHVDDIGAVLAASIARPNPGAVYNVCDDDPAPPQDVIAYAAKLLGAEIPEAVPFETANLSPMARSFYADSKRVRNTRIKVELGVTLQYPDYKSTLTQMLQSEVEQDP comes from the coding sequence ATGAATAAAACACTGCTTTCAATCGGTCACGGATTTTCGGCGCGCGCGCTGGGCCATCGATTGCTCGCCGATGGATGGCGCGTAATCGGGACGACACGTTCAGAGGAAAAGGCGGCGCAGCTACAAAAAGAAGGCATAGAAGCGATAATTTGGCCGGGACAAGATTTGCCATTTCGCGACGCAAGCCATGTTTTGAGTTCTGTTGCTCCGGGCGATGGTGGTGATCCGTTTCTAAACTCGGAAGGAAAGGCACTAGCTCGGGCCAAACATCTTGAATGGGTGGGATATCTGTCAACTACGGGTGTCTATGGCGATCACGGCGGAGATTGGGTGGACGAGGACACGCCGCTTTTCCCCAATACCAAGCGCGGAAAGGCCAGAGTGGCAGCGGAGGCGGCCTGGCAAGACCTTGGCCTGCCAGTACATATTTTTCGGCTTGCTGGAATATACGGGCCTGGGCGTGGCCCATTTGCCAAAATCAGATCCGGTGCCGCGCGGCGTATCATCAAGGAAAATCAGGTCTTTAGCCGCATCCATGTTGATGACATCGGCGCCGTACTGGCCGCCTCCATTGCCCGACCGAATCCCGGAGCGGTTTATAATGTTTGTGACGATGATCCGGCTCCACCGCAGGACGTTATTGCCTATGCGGCTAAACTTCTGGGTGCCGAAATCCCGGAGGCCGTACCATTTGAAACCGCCAACCTCAGTCCAATGGCGCGCAGTTTTTACGCGGATTCCAAAAGGGTGCGGAACACACGTATCAAAGTTGAACTTGGGGTCACGCTGCAATATCCGGACTACAAGTCCACTTTGACTCAAATGTTGCAATCCGAAGTCGAGCAAGATCCGTAG
- a CDS encoding EamA family transporter, protein MDFRAIIAGLAFALMWSSAFTSARIIVTNAPPLMVSSVRFLIAGLVTLAIARALGQSFRLTPQQWRLTIVFGVCQNALYLGLNFVAMQTVEASVAVIIASSLPLWVALAGWVIWRETMRPLAIIGLIGGFVGMGVIMGTRLGAGLDPFGVFLCVLGVLALTFATLSVRGASAGGNVLTVVGFQMLVGAIALALPASFETWTVNWSPTLVIAILYTIFVPGVIATITWFWLVNRIGTVRAATFHFLNPFLGVAVAAALLGEALAPLDIAGVVIIALSILAVQVSRTRST, encoded by the coding sequence ATGGACTTCCGCGCCATCATAGCAGGTCTTGCGTTCGCATTGATGTGGTCATCGGCATTCACGTCGGCCCGGATAATAGTGACCAATGCACCTCCATTGATGGTGTCGTCAGTCCGGTTCTTGATTGCAGGATTGGTCACGCTCGCCATTGCCAGGGCCCTGGGTCAAAGTTTTCGCCTAACACCGCAGCAATGGCGCTTAACAATCGTTTTCGGGGTCTGTCAGAATGCTCTCTACCTCGGACTAAATTTTGTAGCGATGCAAACCGTTGAAGCTTCGGTTGCCGTCATCATTGCATCGTCTCTTCCACTTTGGGTTGCTCTGGCGGGCTGGGTGATTTGGCGAGAGACTATGCGACCACTTGCCATCATTGGTCTGATTGGCGGATTCGTCGGCATGGGCGTGATCATGGGGACACGCCTCGGCGCTGGTCTCGATCCATTTGGCGTTTTCCTTTGTGTTCTTGGAGTGTTGGCGCTGACTTTCGCAACCTTATCAGTCCGCGGCGCATCGGCTGGCGGCAACGTGTTGACGGTCGTCGGGTTTCAAATGTTAGTCGGTGCAATTGCGCTGGCCTTGCCCGCCAGCTTTGAAACCTGGACCGTAAACTGGTCGCCAACTCTTGTCATAGCCATACTCTACACCATCTTCGTGCCAGGTGTGATCGCCACCATCACCTGGTTCTGGCTGGTCAATCGCATTGGTACCGTGCGTGCCGCGACATTTCATTTCCTCAATCCATTTCTCGGCGTAGCCGTCGCCGCAGCCCTTCTGGGCGAGGCGTTGGCACCGCTCGACATTGCGGGTGTTGTCATTATCGCACTGTCAATTCTTGCGGTTCAGGTGTCCAGGACCCGCAGCACCTGA
- a CDS encoding polyprenyl synthetase family protein: MRYAVLGGKKMRGYLVIETCALHDVPYEQALKVAAAIECIHAYSLVHDDLPCMDDDDLRRGKPTVHKAWDEATAVLAGDALQTLAFEILACLELPSDRKIDLITRLATSSGKDGMVLGQALDIAAESATSPLDVEAIIGLQAHKTGELIRWSATAGPVLADQDETKLAAYANALGLAFQIADDILDETGDESKTGKRLQKDAVAGKATFVSLLGLKEAQAMARGLVAQAIDALCTYDARADGLRAAAHFAISREH; encoded by the coding sequence ATGCGTTATGCCGTACTCGGCGGCAAAAAAATGCGAGGATACCTTGTCATCGAGACCTGCGCTTTGCACGACGTTCCCTATGAGCAGGCTCTGAAAGTCGCGGCTGCGATTGAATGTATCCATGCGTATTCCCTGGTGCATGACGACTTACCTTGCATGGATGACGACGATCTTCGTCGCGGAAAGCCAACAGTCCACAAAGCATGGGATGAAGCAACCGCAGTTCTGGCAGGGGATGCGCTTCAAACACTTGCTTTTGAGATACTGGCCTGTTTGGAACTGCCGTCGGATCGGAAAATCGACCTGATCACACGACTTGCGACATCATCTGGCAAAGACGGAATGGTTTTGGGTCAGGCGTTAGACATTGCGGCAGAATCCGCGACTTCGCCGTTGGATGTTGAAGCGATAATCGGACTTCAAGCGCACAAGACTGGCGAGCTGATCCGCTGGTCGGCGACGGCGGGTCCCGTTTTGGCGGACCAAGACGAAACGAAACTTGCTGCCTATGCAAATGCTCTGGGGCTCGCGTTTCAAATCGCTGATGACATCCTGGATGAAACCGGGGACGAGTCCAAAACCGGCAAACGCCTTCAAAAAGACGCGGTTGCTGGCAAAGCAACATTTGTTTCACTTCTGGGCCTTAAAGAAGCCCAAGCGATGGCGCGCGGCTTGGTCGCACAGGCAATTGACGCACTTTGCACATATGATGCACGTGCAGATGGTTTGCGTGCAGCTGCGCATTTCGCTATCTCGCGCGAGCACTGA
- a CDS encoding cytochrome c biogenesis protein CcdA, producing MELILAYAAGLLTLINPCVLPVLPIVLATALQAGRAGPAVLALGMSLSFVSLGMLVAVAGRNLGITEETISNAGAVLMIGFGSVLLVPRFSESFATATAGVSARADSGIEQVSNDKLTGQFVGGVLLGAVWSPCIGPTLGGAISLASQGESLLRATTIMASFALGVSTIIIVLAYGAQSVIRKRQDMMRRVAIASRPLMGAIFIAVGVGILFKVHHMLDFWALEYLPTWFTELSVSI from the coding sequence ATGGAACTGATCCTTGCATATGCGGCTGGCCTTCTGACGCTGATAAACCCCTGCGTGTTGCCGGTACTGCCAATTGTATTGGCGACCGCGCTTCAAGCAGGTAGGGCAGGGCCCGCAGTCCTCGCTTTGGGCATGAGTCTGTCATTTGTTTCGCTTGGCATGCTGGTTGCAGTTGCAGGTCGCAATCTTGGCATAACCGAAGAAACCATATCCAACGCGGGTGCGGTGCTGATGATCGGGTTCGGATCGGTGTTACTGGTGCCGCGCTTTTCAGAAAGTTTCGCGACTGCAACCGCTGGCGTATCAGCTCGCGCCGATAGCGGTATTGAGCAGGTCAGTAATGACAAACTTACTGGTCAGTTTGTCGGGGGCGTGCTCCTTGGAGCGGTTTGGAGCCCTTGCATCGGCCCAACCCTCGGCGGCGCGATCTCTTTGGCCAGCCAGGGCGAAAGCCTGCTTCGCGCGACCACTATCATGGCTTCCTTCGCCTTGGGCGTTTCAACAATCATCATCGTACTTGCTTACGGCGCACAGTCAGTCATCCGCAAACGCCAGGACATGATGCGTCGCGTCGCTATCGCTTCCCGACCCCTAATGGGCGCGATCTTCATCGCAGTCGGCGTTGGCATTCTTTTCAAGGTCCATCACATGCTGGATTTCTGGGCGCTGGAATACCTGCCCACCTGGTTCACCGAACTATCTGTATCGATTTGA
- a CDS encoding exodeoxyribonuclease VII small subunit: MTEQPITEMTFEDAMRALEDVVNRLEAGDVPLEDSIKLYERGAELKAHCQTKLAEAEEKVASITLDGDGKPVGTTPVDPA; the protein is encoded by the coding sequence ATGACTGAACAACCAATCACCGAAATGACATTCGAAGATGCTATGCGCGCACTGGAAGATGTGGTGAACCGCCTTGAAGCTGGTGATGTGCCACTTGAAGATTCCATCAAGCTTTATGAGCGGGGCGCTGAACTAAAGGCGCATTGCCAGACGAAACTGGCGGAAGCGGAAGAAAAAGTCGCTTCAATCACCCTTGACGGAGACGGTAAGCCAGTTGGGACGACGCCGGTCGATCCCGCGTGA
- the dxs gene encoding 1-deoxy-D-xylulose-5-phosphate synthase produces MSEKPHTPVLDTVNAPADLKRLSDEELRQLADELRADTIHAVSQTGGHLGAGLGVVELTVALHAVFDTPKDKLIWDVSHQCYPHKILTGRRDRMTTLRQQDGLSGFTKRSESPYDPFGAAHSSTSISAALGFAVARDLGGTTPEGLGDAIAVIGDGAISAGMAYEAMNNAGHLGRRLIVILNDNEMSIAPPVGAMSSYLSRLYAGDPFQELKSAAKGAVSLLPEPFREGAKRAKDILKHSVVGGTLFEELGFSYLGPIDGHDLDQLLPVLRTVKDRATGPILIHAITKKGKGYGPAEIARDKGHGVSKFDVITGEQKKTPGNAPSYTKVFANALMQEAAQDDKVVAVTAAMPDGTGLNLFAERYPSRCFDVGIAEQHGVTFSAGLAAGGMKPFFTIYSTFLQRGYDQVVHDVALQRLPVRFAIDRAGLVGADGATHAGAYDIAFLANLPGMIVMAAADEAELVHMVATAVNYDDGPIAFRYPRGEGVGVDLPEKGIPVEIGKGRIVREGAQVALLSFGTRLGEVEKAAEALAARGISPTIADARFAKPLDRDLILKLANSHEALITIEEGAIGGFGSHVAELLANAAVFDTGLKFRSMTLPDIFIDQASPKAMYDVAAMNAEHIETKVLETLSVIDISKRA; encoded by the coding sequence ATGTCAGAAAAGCCTCATACACCCGTCTTGGACACGGTGAACGCACCTGCGGATCTTAAACGCCTAAGCGACGAAGAACTTCGTCAGCTTGCGGATGAGTTGCGGGCCGACACAATCCACGCCGTCAGCCAGACCGGTGGGCACCTGGGTGCGGGGCTTGGTGTTGTTGAGCTGACCGTTGCGTTGCATGCGGTATTCGACACGCCCAAAGACAAATTGATCTGGGATGTCAGCCATCAATGCTATCCGCACAAGATCCTGACCGGTCGCCGGGACAGAATGACAACCCTTCGTCAGCAGGACGGGCTGAGCGGATTTACCAAGCGCAGCGAAAGCCCCTACGATCCATTTGGCGCGGCACATAGTTCGACGTCTATTTCTGCGGCGCTTGGATTTGCCGTTGCCCGCGATTTGGGCGGGACAACGCCCGAAGGCTTGGGCGACGCAATCGCGGTCATTGGTGATGGCGCCATTAGCGCCGGAATGGCCTATGAAGCGATGAACAACGCCGGGCACTTGGGCCGCAGATTAATAGTCATTCTGAACGACAATGAAATGTCGATTGCGCCGCCAGTTGGCGCGATGTCCTCGTATCTGTCACGCCTTTATGCTGGTGATCCGTTTCAGGAACTCAAAAGTGCGGCCAAAGGGGCTGTAAGCCTTTTGCCGGAGCCATTCCGCGAAGGGGCCAAACGTGCCAAGGATATTTTAAAGCATAGTGTTGTTGGCGGAACGCTGTTCGAAGAGCTGGGGTTCAGCTACCTCGGCCCGATCGATGGCCACGATCTTGACCAGCTTCTTCCAGTTTTGCGAACCGTTAAAGATCGCGCAACTGGCCCCATACTGATCCATGCTATCACTAAGAAGGGCAAGGGCTACGGTCCCGCAGAGATTGCGCGCGACAAGGGCCATGGTGTTTCGAAATTCGATGTCATCACTGGTGAGCAAAAAAAGACACCCGGCAATGCCCCATCTTACACCAAGGTATTTGCCAATGCTTTGATGCAAGAGGCCGCTCAGGACGACAAAGTCGTCGCCGTGACTGCCGCAATGCCAGATGGCACAGGGCTGAACCTCTTTGCAGAGCGTTACCCCAGTCGCTGTTTTGACGTTGGCATCGCCGAACAACACGGGGTGACGTTTTCCGCCGGTCTTGCAGCCGGTGGAATGAAACCTTTTTTCACGATCTATTCGACGTTCTTGCAACGCGGATATGACCAGGTTGTTCATGACGTAGCGCTTCAGCGTCTGCCAGTTCGCTTCGCCATTGATCGTGCAGGTCTGGTGGGGGCCGACGGAGCAACACACGCGGGTGCCTACGATATTGCATTTTTGGCAAATTTGCCCGGCATGATTGTGATGGCAGCGGCAGACGAAGCTGAGCTTGTGCATATGGTCGCGACGGCTGTGAACTACGACGACGGACCCATTGCATTTCGCTACCCACGTGGCGAAGGCGTTGGTGTCGATTTGCCAGAGAAAGGCATTCCCGTAGAGATCGGTAAAGGACGTATCGTTCGAGAGGGCGCGCAGGTCGCACTACTGTCGTTCGGCACCCGGCTTGGTGAGGTCGAGAAAGCCGCGGAGGCGTTGGCAGCGCGAGGTATCTCGCCAACAATTGCAGATGCACGCTTTGCCAAGCCCCTGGACCGCGATTTGATATTGAAGCTGGCGAACAGCCATGAGGCGCTCATCACTATCGAGGAGGGTGCGATCGGCGGGTTTGGAAGTCATGTTGCTGAACTGCTTGCCAACGCCGCGGTGTTTGACACTGGTTTGAAGTTCCGCTCGATGACATTGCCGGACATCTTTATAGATCAGGCCAGCCCGAAAGCGATGTACGACGTCGCTGCGATGAACGCCGAGCATATTGAGACCAAAGTTCTTGAAACTCTCAGTGTCATCGACATTTCCAAGCGCGCTTAA
- a CDS encoding AMP nucleosidase gives MSSLKSLPVSTPELTEHQVFRDPDAAVARLIELYDGATKFLCKHFADMIGKGQPAVRYRAFYPEIRLTTTSFAPIDNRLSFGHVSEPGRYSTTVTRPDLFAHYLRQQIALLIENHGVAVEVGVSMTPMPVHFAVANDATISVPQEGAMEFTLRDAFDVPDLSTTHDDIVNGYEFTHPDGSSPLAPFTAQRIDYSLARLSHYTATTPDHFQNHVLFTNYQFYVDEFEDMARTAIAVPNSPYTSFVGPGNIEITDAQSKMPKPEKLPQMPTYHLKRPGGAGITLVNIGVGPSNAKTATDHIAVLRPHAWLMLGHCAGLRNSQRLGDFVLAHAYLREDHVLDDDLPVWVPIPALAEIQIALETAVADVTELEGYELKRIMRTGTVATIDNRNWELRDQSGPVQRLSQSRAVALDMESATIAANGFRFRVPYGTLLCVSDKPLHGELKLPGMASEFYRTQVSRHLKIGIRSLEMLSEMPLERIHSRKLRSFEETAFL, from the coding sequence ATGAGCAGTCTGAAGAGCCTTCCCGTCAGCACGCCAGAGCTTACCGAACACCAAGTTTTCAGGGATCCCGACGCAGCAGTTGCGCGTCTGATCGAGCTTTACGACGGCGCTACAAAATTTCTGTGTAAACACTTTGCCGATATGATCGGCAAAGGTCAGCCAGCCGTCCGGTATCGCGCTTTTTATCCCGAAATTCGCCTGACTACGACAAGTTTTGCACCAATTGACAATCGTCTGAGCTTTGGACACGTCTCCGAACCTGGTCGCTATTCCACGACAGTCACGCGACCCGATCTTTTTGCGCATTATCTGCGCCAGCAAATTGCGCTGTTGATAGAGAACCACGGCGTCGCTGTCGAAGTTGGCGTATCAATGACTCCCATGCCGGTGCATTTTGCGGTCGCCAACGACGCAACGATCTCGGTCCCGCAAGAAGGCGCGATGGAATTCACTCTGCGCGACGCTTTTGACGTTCCGGACCTTTCCACAACCCACGACGACATCGTCAATGGTTATGAATTCACGCATCCAGATGGCTCTAGCCCACTGGCACCATTTACGGCACAGCGTATTGATTATTCGTTGGCCCGATTGTCGCATTACACGGCGACGACGCCGGATCATTTCCAGAACCACGTCTTGTTCACCAACTATCAGTTCTACGTTGACGAATTCGAAGATATGGCGCGTACCGCCATCGCAGTTCCCAACAGCCCCTACACATCATTTGTGGGACCGGGGAATATCGAAATCACCGATGCCCAGTCGAAAATGCCGAAGCCGGAAAAACTGCCGCAGATGCCAACCTATCATCTGAAGCGGCCAGGTGGGGCTGGCATCACTCTGGTCAATATCGGTGTTGGACCGTCCAACGCCAAAACTGCAACGGACCATATCGCGGTTCTCAGGCCCCACGCCTGGTTAATGCTTGGCCATTGCGCCGGACTTAGAAACAGCCAGCGTTTGGGCGATTTCGTCTTAGCCCATGCCTATTTGCGTGAAGATCACGTTTTGGATGATGACTTGCCGGTCTGGGTTCCGATCCCGGCCCTGGCCGAAATCCAGATCGCTTTGGAAACCGCTGTGGCAGACGTCACTGAATTGGAGGGTTACGAGCTAAAACGCATCATGCGCACTGGAACCGTTGCAACTATCGACAACCGTAACTGGGAGCTTCGTGACCAGTCCGGCCCGGTTCAGCGCCTCAGTCAAAGTCGCGCGGTTGCCTTGGATATGGAAAGTGCAACAATCGCGGCCAACGGCTTTCGTTTTCGGGTGCCTTACGGGACACTTTTGTGCGTCTCCGATAAACCGCTCCACGGCGAGCTTAAATTGCCCGGTATGGCCAGCGAGTTTTATAGAACACAGGTGTCTCGTCATTTGAAGATCGGTATCCGATCTCTTGAAATGCTCAGCGAAATGCCATTGGAACGCATCCATTCCCGGAAACTTCGCAGCTTCGAAGAGACCGCATTCCTCTAA
- a CDS encoding HU family DNA-binding protein: protein MAKPMTKTQLVAALADKMGTDKKSAASALDAVTGIITDEVSAGGAVTLPGVGKIYCRERPERMVRNPATGEQIHKDADKVVKMTIAKALKDSVNG, encoded by the coding sequence ATGGCAAAACCAATGACAAAGACCCAACTTGTTGCGGCGCTCGCCGACAAAATGGGAACCGATAAGAAATCTGCTGCAAGTGCGCTTGATGCTGTTACTGGCATCATTACTGATGAAGTGTCCGCAGGTGGCGCTGTAACGCTTCCGGGCGTTGGCAAAATTTATTGCCGCGAGCGTCCCGAGCGCATGGTTCGCAACCCAGCCACTGGTGAGCAAATTCACAAAGATGCTGACAAAGTGGTCAAGATGACCATCGCAAAGGCGCTTAAAGACAGCGTAAACGGCTGA